One Vigna unguiculata cultivar IT97K-499-35 chromosome 7, ASM411807v1, whole genome shotgun sequence genomic region harbors:
- the LOC114192091 gene encoding zinc finger A20 and AN1 domain-containing stress-associated protein 8-like yields the protein MESHDETGCQAPERPILCINNCGFFGRAATMNMCSKCYKDMLLKQEQDKLAAASVENIVNGGSGCSGKQAVTVGSVDVEVGNVEMKTVSAEISGDSSSAQNLEMKAKTGPSRCATCRKRVGLTGFSCKCGNLFCAMHRYSDKHDCPFDYQSVGREAIAKANPAIKADKLDKI from the coding sequence ATGGAGTCTCACGATGAAACAGGATGCCAGGCTCCAGAAAGGCCAATTCTTTGCATCAACAATTGTGGCTTCTTTGGAAGGGCTGCCACCATGAATATGTGCTCCAAATGTTACAAAGACATGCTGTTGAAGCAGGAACAAGACAAGCTTGCAGCAGCGTCGGTTGAGAACATTGTGAATGGCGGTTCTGGCTGCAGCGGGAAGCAGGCTGTGACTGTAGGTTCTGTGGATGTTGAAGTTGGAAATGTGGAGATGAAGACAGTCTCTGCTGAGATTTCTGGAGATTCATCCTCTGCTCAGAATTTGGAGATGAAAGCTAAGACAGGTCCAAGCAGATGCGCCACTTGCCGGAAGCGTGTTGGATTAACCGGTTTCAGCTGCAAATGTGGGAACCTCTTTTGTGCAATGCATCGCTATTCTGACAAACACGATTGCCCCTTTGATTATCAGAGTGTTGGTCGTGAGGCTATAGCAAAAGCCAACCCTGCAATTAAGGCTGATAAGCTTGATAAAATCTAG